Proteins encoded in a region of the Benincasa hispida cultivar B227 chromosome 2, ASM972705v1, whole genome shotgun sequence genome:
- the LOC120071952 gene encoding ribulose bisphosphate carboxylase large chain-like produces MRKLAPKTYNATKNTSHLAHKDHHSGLDRPPRDRPPEDGDRYRSKLESIIMNNVMHDYLTGGFTANTSLAHYCRDNGLLLHIHCAMHAVIDRQKNHDMHFRVLAKALRMSGGDHIHAGTVVGKLEGEREITLGFVDLLRDDFIEKDRNRGIYFTQDWVPLPGVLPVASGGIHVWHMPTLTP; encoded by the coding sequence ATGAGAAAACTAGCACCAAAGACCTACAACGCAACTAAAAATACATCACACCTCGCCCACAAAGATCACCACTCTGGACTGGACAGACCACCACGGGATAGACCTCCTGAGGATGGGGACAGATACAGATCCAAGCTGGAGAGCATTATAATGAATAACGTAATGCATGACTACTTAACAGGTGGATTCACTGCAAATACTAGCTTGGCTCATTATTGCCGAGATAATGGTCTACTTCTTCACATTCACTGTGCAATGCATGCCGTTATTGATAGACAGAAGAATCATGATATGCACTTCCGTGTACTAGCTAAAGCGTTACGTATGTCTGGTGGAGACCATATTCACGCTGGTACCGTAGTAGGTAAACTTGAAGGGGAAAGAGAAATCACTTTAGGCTTTGTTGATTTACTACGTGAtgattttattgaaaaagaCCGAAACCGCGGTATTTATTTCACTCAAGATTGGGTCCCTTTACCAGGTGTTCTACCAGTGGCTTCCGGTGGTATTCACGTTTGGCATATGCCTACTCTAACCCCCTAA